A part of Paenibacillus sp. 481 genomic DNA contains:
- a CDS encoding DUF6254 family protein, protein MSVQKRRRENADKIRKQTPHPHGKIKSFKELYEQG, encoded by the coding sequence ATGAGTGTACAGAAGCGTCGTCGAGAAAATGCAGACAAAATCCGTAAACAGACACCACATCCTCATGGCAAAATAAAATCGTTTAAAGAGCTCTACGAACAAGGGTAA
- a CDS encoding lysoplasmalogenase, with protein sequence MLWVIGIIAAVQLGLLASALWGAKPCVSGERRFPLAESMLLSISLVTAAAALYVLEVVPAYSLWIAIGMLFSFVGDLSMAQLLPWRNWLIGGMLTFGIGHVFYMIGFANMATQFGGTIWNTGFLIATFIALIVHTIGWTKWVRNDRQPRILNIGSYLYGLWVAGTAVFAFAMWWALDGLWWLPAIGGVLFVLSDLIIGYTDIGQRRVPNHRLWIWITYVAAQACIVYGALFATNM encoded by the coding sequence ATGTTGTGGGTTATTGGTATTATCGCAGCTGTCCAGCTCGGGCTGTTAGCAAGTGCCCTATGGGGAGCTAAGCCCTGTGTGTCGGGTGAACGCCGTTTTCCGCTCGCTGAAAGTATGCTGCTTAGCATTTCGCTAGTAACAGCTGCCGCTGCACTGTACGTACTGGAAGTTGTTCCAGCCTACTCGCTCTGGATCGCTATCGGTATGTTGTTCTCGTTTGTCGGGGACTTATCTATGGCTCAGCTATTGCCGTGGCGCAATTGGCTCATTGGCGGCATGCTGACATTCGGTATCGGTCACGTATTTTATATGATCGGCTTTGCCAATATGGCCACACAATTTGGCGGAACCATTTGGAATACAGGCTTCCTGATTGCCACCTTTATTGCGCTAATTGTTCATACGATTGGGTGGACCAAGTGGGTTCGCAACGATCGCCAGCCACGCATACTAAATATCGGGTCTTATTTGTACGGTTTATGGGTTGCAGGTACAGCAGTATTTGCATTTGCGATGTGGTGGGCTCTAGACGGCCTCTGGTGGCTGCCAGCTATTGGTGGTGTGTTATTTGTCCTCTCCGATTTAATAATCGGTTATACCGACATTGGACAACGTCGTGTCCCTAACCATCGACTATGGATATGGATAACTTATGTTGCCGCACAAGCGTGCATTGTATACGGGGCTCTGTTCGCAACCAACATGTAA
- a CDS encoding alpha/beta hydrolase family protein, which translates to MKSTAWKWMLASCIALSSTVPFAPEAWAMDNKRAVEARDDEVLTKLVPLRQAAATIGAQVQWDNSKQTATVTYGERVWTIVLNKTESSVNGEQLVLAKPAQLSKKHNGELTVPWNAIQQALGVSGQWVDGAYIAGTNDWSARATQFLGQWIKAGKQPQGAELAKLHEYMTPELKQVVTAQTLTGEGMSFQYFGTPEKIVSVKVSNNGVHHTVSAVYLTDKKMPLYFDVKLSSNGLVNDYIGLPMTSQGYKAPAYDDASAYKEESIVVGEGQFKLPGTLTLPTTKVEGGYPVVVLVHGSGMHDQDSTIGANKPFRDLAVGLAKQGVASIRYNKRNLEYPHQIAGIPKLTVKQESIDDALLAVAGAQQDKRLNSKRVFVLGHSQGGMIMPRIIEQDKDKAIAGAILAAAPSGALEDIALRQFEDHLARSKSEGRPAEVIARQEMMVASAKKLIAILDDKQYSADNYPADFPLPPASWWFDIANNDGPERAKNQQVPLFIFNGENDFQVDLKQYEGWKKGLASRKDVTFKQYPKLNHVFASYDKPSTTDEYMLPGNVPLQLSEDIGAWIKVQK; encoded by the coding sequence ATGAAAAGTACAGCTTGGAAATGGATGTTGGCTTCATGTATTGCGCTTAGCAGTACGGTACCATTTGCGCCAGAGGCGTGGGCTATGGACAATAAACGGGCAGTAGAAGCTCGCGATGACGAAGTACTAACAAAGCTTGTTCCTTTGCGTCAAGCTGCAGCAACAATTGGGGCTCAAGTGCAATGGGACAATAGCAAGCAGACAGCAACCGTTACATACGGTGAACGCGTATGGACGATTGTACTAAACAAGACAGAATCGAGTGTAAATGGTGAACAATTAGTGCTAGCGAAGCCAGCGCAATTAAGTAAGAAACATAACGGCGAACTTACGGTGCCTTGGAATGCTATTCAGCAAGCGTTAGGGGTATCAGGCCAGTGGGTTGACGGGGCTTATATTGCTGGGACAAATGATTGGTCGGCGCGTGCGACGCAATTTTTGGGTCAGTGGATAAAGGCTGGTAAGCAGCCGCAAGGCGCTGAATTAGCTAAGCTGCACGAGTATATGACGCCCGAGCTTAAGCAAGTAGTGACAGCTCAGACTCTGACAGGGGAAGGCATGTCATTTCAATATTTCGGTACACCGGAGAAGATAGTTTCTGTCAAAGTGAGCAATAATGGGGTCCATCATACCGTTTCGGCTGTATATTTGACCGATAAAAAAATGCCACTTTATTTCGATGTTAAATTATCTTCGAATGGTTTAGTTAATGATTACATTGGGCTACCCATGACTTCACAAGGCTATAAGGCACCAGCATACGATGATGCTTCTGCCTACAAAGAGGAGTCTATTGTAGTAGGTGAAGGTCAATTTAAGTTGCCAGGTACACTGACGCTGCCGACGACGAAGGTTGAAGGTGGATATCCTGTTGTCGTGTTAGTACACGGCTCTGGTATGCATGACCAAGATTCGACTATAGGTGCGAATAAGCCATTCCGTGATCTGGCTGTTGGTTTAGCTAAGCAAGGTGTAGCATCGATCCGCTACAACAAGCGGAATCTGGAATATCCGCATCAAATCGCAGGAATTCCGAAGCTTACGGTCAAACAGGAGTCTATCGATGATGCGTTGTTAGCTGTAGCAGGAGCACAGCAGGATAAGCGCTTGAATAGTAAGCGAGTTTTTGTTCTTGGTCACAGCCAAGGAGGTATGATTATGCCTCGTATTATTGAGCAAGACAAGGACAAGGCGATTGCTGGTGCTATTCTTGCGGCCGCACCTTCTGGCGCGTTGGAGGATATTGCGTTAAGACAATTTGAAGATCATTTGGCGCGTTCTAAAAGTGAAGGACGTCCAGCGGAAGTGATTGCTCGTCAAGAAATGATGGTTGCATCGGCGAAGAAGCTTATTGCTATCCTTGATGATAAGCAGTATTCAGCGGACAATTACCCAGCTGATTTCCCATTGCCGCCAGCCTCTTGGTGGTTCGACATCGCGAACAACGATGGGCCAGAGCGAGCGAAGAATCAGCAAGTGCCGCTCTTTATTTTTAACGGCGAGAATGACTTTCAAGTTGATCTGAAGCAATATGAGGGCTGGAAAAAAGGCTTGGCATCGCGCAAGGACGTTACTTTTAAGCAGTATCCGAAGTTAAATCATGTGTTTGCGTCTTACGATAAGCCGTCTACTACCGATGAGTATATGCTTCCAGGCAACGTTCCGCTGCAATTAAGTGAGGATATAGGGGCTTGGATCAAGGTGCAAAAGTAA
- a CDS encoding DUF4367 domain-containing protein gives MRRFTWLLAIVMSVALLLSGCGKKDATAVVEELDQVMTKLDSYAGIGTMTLNSGQQPLQYQVEVWYQDPSYYRIELTNAKKDVKQIVLRNEEGVFVLTPSLNKSFRFQSDWPENQGQVYLYQTLVRSIMADKNRQFTTDGDSYVFEVAANYQTDTLVRQKIWLNKGNYAPSQIQVTDAEGQVVVEMKFNQFDFGKKFDKEQFDMQRNMTSSRNADSIPTAVDQPTMATPEPTSDGTSGDQAVQTPVVPDGADKGTGVSKPAESSEQGEATKPTESGEQGKATKPTETGEQGEATKPTETGEQGEATKPTESGEQGKANKPTETGEQGEATKPTEAGEQGEAAKPTVANKSSNGKQKSNGQPDIAPSAQGPFGFIEPSYIPEGVALKDKTEVPNSTDHAVMLRYTGTYNFTIMESRPKDVEVGLIYGQVVDLGFTIGQMTGDEQKTLTWMYDGVKYRVVSAEMPTDEMVKTAQSMIDQSGK, from the coding sequence ATGCGTCGATTCACATGGTTGTTAGCCATTGTGATGAGTGTCGCGCTTCTGTTGTCCGGATGCGGCAAAAAGGATGCGACTGCGGTAGTCGAAGAGCTCGACCAAGTAATGACGAAGCTAGACAGTTATGCGGGTATCGGCACGATGACGCTTAACTCTGGACAGCAGCCGTTGCAATATCAGGTGGAAGTATGGTACCAAGATCCGTCTTACTATCGCATTGAGCTTACGAATGCGAAGAAGGATGTGAAGCAAATTGTGCTGCGCAATGAAGAGGGTGTCTTCGTGCTGACGCCAAGCTTGAACAAAAGCTTCCGCTTCCAAAGCGATTGGCCAGAAAACCAAGGCCAAGTATATTTGTACCAAACGCTAGTACGCAGCATTATGGCGGATAAGAACCGTCAGTTCACGACTGATGGAGACAGCTATGTTTTTGAGGTGGCGGCGAACTATCAGACGGATACACTCGTCCGGCAAAAAATATGGCTGAACAAAGGCAACTATGCACCTAGCCAAATTCAAGTGACAGATGCGGAAGGCCAAGTTGTCGTTGAGATGAAGTTTAATCAATTTGATTTTGGTAAAAAGTTCGATAAAGAGCAGTTTGATATGCAGCGCAATATGACATCAAGCCGCAATGCAGATTCCATACCTACTGCTGTCGATCAGCCAACGATGGCTACGCCTGAGCCGACGTCAGATGGCACTAGCGGAGATCAAGCTGTGCAAACACCAGTAGTTCCAGATGGAGCCGATAAAGGAACGGGTGTGAGCAAGCCAGCAGAGTCGAGTGAGCAGGGAGAGGCGACTAAGCCAACAGAGTCAGGAGAGCAGGGCAAGGCGACCAAGCCAACGGAGACGGGAGAACAAGGCGAGGCGACTAAGCCAACGGAGACGGGAGAGCAGGGCGAGGCGACTAAGCCAACAGAGTCAGGAGAGCAGGGCAAGGCGAACAAGCCAACGGAAACGGGAGAGCAAGGCGAGGCGACTAAGCCGACGGAAGCGGGAGAGCAGGGCGAAGCGGCTAAGCCGACTGTTGCGAATAAGTCATCTAATGGTAAGCAGAAGAGCAACGGGCAACCTGATATCGCGCCGAGTGCCCAAGGCCCATTCGGTTTTATCGAGCCGTCCTATATTCCAGAAGGTGTAGCCTTAAAAGATAAAACAGAAGTGCCTAATAGCACAGATCATGCTGTAATGTTGCGCTATACAGGTACGTACAATTTTACAATCATGGAATCACGGCCGAAAGATGTTGAGGTTGGTCTTATTTACGGACAGGTCGTAGATTTAGGTTTTACGATTGGACAGATGACAGGCGATGAGCAGAAGACGTTGACATGGATGTATGACGGTGTCAAATACCGTGTTGTCAGCGCAGAGATGCCGACTGATGAAATGGTGAAGACCGCACAGTCGATGATCGACCAATCTGGAAAATAA
- the alr gene encoding alanine racemase, with protein METYFRPTRAEISLDALRHNIDAFRNALPTATKLSVCLKANAYGHGAIEVARASERAGVDYLNVAFIEEAVHLRAAGIRLPILILGYTPPEGIQLAWDQDITLNVFSEQVLHVLEREASSLYAKNNGRPLKVHVKIDSGMNRLGLRTPEEAVAFVERLEAIPGVVLEGVFTHFACADEADKQHANMQHERFRAVIAALRAHNVDIPIVHANNSAATFDMPESTYDMVRVGVSIYGLYPSAEVNQQRIELEPMLTLKSEVVHVKLVPEGEGISYGARYHTPHAEIIATLPIGYADGYSRMLSGKTEMLLRGKRVPVVGRICMDQCMISLTPLGKDAEDVQVGEEIVIIGTQGAESISTSELADHLGTIHYEIICALAHRISRVYTEQGRPVKIVNALINDHLMQMHSV; from the coding sequence ATGGAGACGTACTTTCGTCCAACACGTGCGGAGATTTCGCTAGACGCTTTGCGGCACAATATAGACGCATTTCGAAATGCGCTGCCTACAGCAACGAAGCTTAGCGTCTGTTTGAAAGCGAATGCTTACGGACATGGTGCAATTGAAGTTGCACGGGCGTCAGAGCGTGCGGGCGTCGATTATTTGAACGTCGCATTTATAGAAGAAGCGGTGCATTTGAGAGCAGCAGGCATTCGATTGCCTATTTTAATATTAGGCTACACACCACCGGAAGGAATCCAATTAGCGTGGGACCAAGACATAACGCTAAATGTATTCTCTGAACAGGTGTTACACGTGTTAGAACGTGAAGCTTCAAGTCTATACGCCAAAAATAATGGGCGGCCGCTTAAAGTTCACGTTAAGATCGATTCTGGCATGAATCGCCTTGGGTTGCGAACACCAGAAGAAGCGGTTGCATTTGTTGAGCGTTTAGAAGCTATACCTGGCGTTGTACTTGAGGGTGTATTCACTCACTTCGCGTGCGCTGATGAAGCTGACAAGCAGCATGCAAATATGCAGCATGAACGTTTTCGAGCGGTTATTGCGGCGCTAAGAGCCCATAATGTTGATATTCCAATTGTACATGCCAACAATAGCGCAGCTACTTTTGATATGCCGGAATCGACATACGATATGGTTCGAGTCGGGGTTAGCATTTATGGCTTATATCCGTCTGCTGAAGTGAATCAGCAGCGTATCGAACTTGAGCCTATGCTGACATTGAAGTCAGAAGTCGTGCACGTGAAGTTGGTGCCGGAAGGCGAAGGAATTAGCTATGGTGCTCGTTATCATACACCACACGCTGAAATAATCGCCACACTACCAATCGGCTACGCGGATGGGTACTCGCGCATGTTAAGTGGCAAGACCGAGATGCTCCTTCGAGGAAAGCGAGTTCCTGTCGTCGGGCGAATTTGTATGGATCAATGTATGATTTCGCTTACACCGCTCGGTAAGGATGCCGAAGATGTGCAAGTGGGCGAAGAGATTGTCATTATCGGCACTCAAGGAGCGGAGTCGATATCGACGAGTGAACTAGCTGATCATTTAGGGACGATACACTATGAAATCATTTGTGCGCTTGCACATCGAATTTCACGAGTGTACACGGAGCAAGGCCGCCCAGTTAAAATTGTAAACGCATTGATTAACGATCATCTTATGCAAATGCATTCCGTTTGA
- a CDS encoding CopG family ribbon-helix-helix protein, producing MANIQNTKRIMISLPDQLLQEVDGIVAMEKSNRSEFIRQAMKLYLSERKKRHIRESMQRGYMEMAKINLTMASEAFYAEEDADGTLGRLVSGV from the coding sequence GTGGCAAACATTCAGAACACCAAAAGAATTATGATCAGCTTGCCCGACCAATTACTACAGGAAGTGGACGGTATCGTCGCCATGGAAAAATCTAATCGGAGCGAGTTCATTCGCCAAGCGATGAAATTATACTTGAGTGAACGAAAAAAGCGCCATATTCGTGAATCCATGCAGCGTGGCTACATGGAAATGGCAAAGATCAATTTAACGATGGCATCAGAGGCTTTTTATGCGGAAGAAGATGCGGATGGCACTCTCGGTCGTTTAGTTAGCGGGGTGTAG
- a CDS encoding type II toxin-antitoxin system PemK/MazF family toxin has protein sequence MIVKRGDVFFADLSPVVGSEQGGVRPVLVIQNDIGNRFSPTVIVAAITAQIQKAKLPTHVEIDAETHGFDRDSVILLEQIRTIDKQRLTDKITHLDEETMRKVDDGLQISIGLIDF, from the coding sequence TTGATTGTAAAGCGCGGCGACGTATTTTTTGCGGATTTATCGCCGGTTGTGGGTTCGGAACAAGGTGGTGTCCGTCCCGTTCTCGTTATACAAAATGATATCGGAAATCGCTTTAGTCCTACGGTTATCGTAGCTGCGATCACAGCGCAAATTCAAAAGGCTAAACTGCCGACCCATGTCGAAATCGATGCGGAAACGCACGGTTTCGACCGGGACTCGGTCATTTTACTCGAACAAATTCGCACGATCGACAAGCAACGGCTGACCGACAAAATTACGCACTTGGACGAAGAAACGATGCGTAAAGTAGACGATGGGCTGCAAATCAGCATTGGTTTGATAGATTTTTAA
- a CDS encoding Tex family protein — translation MTDQNTIVEFTALEALLVEMKENEPKRIVKQLATELSLSEKQVRTVVSLLDEANTIPFIARYRKEMTGEMDENQLRDLEERLHYVRGLEQRKSEVLRLIAEQGKLTEELQHSVVRAVKLQEVEDLYRPYRQKRKTRASIAKERGLEPLANWIQAQPKQGDAYVEAAAYVNEEKGVATPADAVQGALDIIAEIIGDEPNIRAWVRRYTYDNGLVRTDAKDKEQESVYEMYYAYTEPVKRLPAHRTLAINRGEREEVLKVSLDVQVEQITAYIEKRVLKGPSVVADLLRTTIEDSYKRLIAPSIERDVRNELTEKAEEQAIEVFAQNLRSLLLQPPVKGKTVLGVDPAYRTGCKLAVVDDTGKMLEVAVTYPTKPHHKVEESERKFTELANKFDVGLVVIGNGTASRETEQFVADWIAKCKQQQLQYLIVNEAGASVYSASKLAQEEFPALDVAERSAISIARRIQDPLAELVKIDPKAIGVGQYQHDVSAKRLEESLGAVVESAVNHVGVDLNTASPSLLSYVSGINATLAKNIVKYREENGKFTKRRQLQKVPRLGPKAFEQCVGFLRIAEGDDTLDKTPIHPESYGVVDRLFKHLSLDKALIGTTTLAEALQRIDVAELAAQLEVGIPTLKDIIDSLLRPGRDPREELPPPIFRTDVLQIEDLKQGMELKGTVRNVIDFGAFVDIGIKNDGLVHISQLSDRYVKHPLDIVSVGDNVTVWVLNVDMKKGRVGLTMRQPN, via the coding sequence ATGACAGATCAAAATACGATAGTTGAATTCACAGCGTTGGAAGCGCTTTTAGTGGAAATGAAAGAAAATGAGCCGAAGCGTATCGTTAAACAGCTCGCAACCGAGTTGTCGTTGAGTGAGAAACAAGTTAGAACCGTTGTCTCGCTGTTAGACGAAGCGAATACGATTCCGTTTATTGCCCGATACCGCAAAGAGATGACAGGCGAAATGGATGAGAATCAGCTGCGTGATTTGGAAGAACGGCTCCATTATGTGCGTGGCTTAGAGCAACGGAAGAGCGAAGTGCTGCGTCTGATCGCAGAGCAGGGTAAGTTAACGGAAGAGCTGCAACATAGCGTTGTGAGAGCTGTCAAATTGCAGGAAGTCGAGGACTTGTATCGCCCATATCGACAAAAGCGCAAAACGCGGGCAAGCATCGCCAAGGAGCGCGGCTTAGAGCCATTGGCGAACTGGATTCAGGCGCAGCCCAAGCAAGGTGACGCATATGTGGAAGCTGCCGCTTATGTGAATGAAGAAAAGGGTGTCGCTACACCTGCGGATGCGGTGCAGGGTGCGTTGGATATTATCGCGGAGATTATCGGCGACGAGCCGAACATTCGCGCATGGGTACGACGTTACACGTATGATAACGGTTTAGTGCGCACAGATGCGAAAGACAAAGAACAAGAATCTGTATACGAAATGTATTATGCATATACCGAGCCTGTAAAAAGGCTTCCAGCCCATCGGACGTTGGCGATCAACCGCGGTGAGCGTGAAGAAGTGCTGAAAGTGTCTTTAGACGTGCAGGTTGAGCAGATCACAGCCTATATCGAAAAAAGGGTGCTCAAGGGCCCGTCTGTTGTCGCTGATTTGCTGCGCACGACGATTGAAGATTCATATAAACGACTAATCGCTCCCTCTATTGAGCGCGATGTACGTAACGAATTGACAGAGAAGGCTGAGGAGCAGGCAATTGAAGTGTTCGCGCAAAATTTGCGCAGCTTGCTGCTACAGCCCCCGGTAAAAGGTAAAACCGTACTCGGTGTCGACCCTGCCTATCGCACAGGCTGCAAGCTTGCTGTCGTGGATGATACAGGGAAAATGCTAGAGGTCGCTGTTACTTACCCGACGAAGCCGCATCATAAGGTGGAGGAGTCGGAACGTAAATTTACAGAGCTGGCTAACAAATTTGACGTAGGGCTCGTCGTGATCGGCAATGGTACGGCATCACGCGAGACGGAGCAGTTCGTCGCAGATTGGATAGCAAAATGCAAGCAACAGCAATTGCAATATTTAATCGTCAACGAAGCGGGGGCGAGTGTGTACTCTGCTTCAAAGTTGGCACAAGAAGAGTTCCCAGCGTTGGATGTTGCTGAACGGAGCGCTATCTCCATTGCGCGTCGAATCCAAGACCCGCTGGCAGAGCTTGTCAAGATTGACCCGAAAGCAATTGGCGTCGGTCAGTATCAGCATGATGTATCGGCTAAACGTCTAGAGGAAAGTTTGGGGGCGGTCGTGGAATCCGCCGTAAACCATGTCGGTGTGGACCTGAACACAGCGTCTCCGTCGCTATTGTCGTATGTATCTGGTATTAATGCGACCTTGGCGAAAAATATCGTGAAATACCGTGAAGAGAACGGGAAATTTACGAAGCGTCGCCAGTTGCAAAAAGTGCCACGGCTTGGGCCGAAGGCATTTGAGCAGTGTGTCGGCTTCCTGCGTATTGCAGAAGGGGACGATACACTGGATAAGACACCGATACACCCTGAATCATATGGGGTCGTGGATCGCTTGTTTAAACATCTGAGCTTGGATAAAGCGCTAATTGGAACAACCACTTTAGCCGAAGCGCTTCAGCGCATAGATGTAGCGGAGCTAGCTGCGCAGTTAGAAGTCGGTATCCCGACACTTAAGGACATTATCGACAGCTTGCTGCGTCCAGGGCGCGATCCGCGTGAGGAGTTGCCGCCACCTATCTTCCGTACCGATGTGCTCCAAATCGAGGATTTGAAGCAAGGGATGGAGTTAAAAGGTACGGTGCGCAATGTAATCGACTTTGGTGCGTTTGTGGACATCGGCATCAAAAATGACGGACTTGTCCACATCTCGCAGTTGAGTGATCGTTATGTGAAGCATCCACTTGATATCGTCTCGGTTGGAGATAATGTGACCGTGTGGGTATTGAACGTGGATATGAAAAAAGGGCGTGTAGGCTTGACGATGCGCCAGCCTAACTAG
- the cmpA gene encoding cortex morphogenetic protein CmpA codes for MPQWLCNQMMRAFNKKDRRQIKLLNECWFFYRSKPQARTLHSQTRR; via the coding sequence ATGCCGCAATGGCTGTGCAATCAAATGATGCGTGCCTTTAACAAAAAGGACCGCCGGCAAATTAAACTGCTGAACGAGTGCTGGTTTTTTTATCGCTCGAAGCCGCAAGCTCGCACGCTTCATTCACAAACACGCCGTTAA
- a CDS encoding hydrolase/acyltransferase, translating into MPKMRYIIFQREGELEYVEMPTDYAYQLSALNLRLHKEIGKLTAAHVPLLPIAVAECDNLELLHESHTIINGLEYLNQLERSFANIREQEYPLIALLTEIRALQAQMEQWYEEEEFSL; encoded by the coding sequence ATGCCGAAAATGCGCTACATTATTTTTCAGCGTGAAGGTGAGCTGGAATATGTTGAAATGCCAACCGACTACGCCTACCAACTTAGTGCGCTGAATCTGCGATTACATAAAGAAATTGGCAAGCTAACCGCTGCTCACGTCCCGCTACTCCCTATTGCTGTAGCAGAATGCGATAACTTGGAACTACTGCATGAAAGCCACACCATTATAAATGGACTCGAATATTTAAATCAATTGGAGCGCTCCTTCGCGAATATTCGCGAGCAAGAGTATCCACTTATTGCACTCTTAACTGAAATTCGTGCCTTACAGGCACAGATGGAACAGTGGTACGAAGAAGAAGAGTTCAGCCTGTAG
- a CDS encoding SprT family protein — protein sequence MLSASDTSQTKLPSNRQLQAWVEQISIRDFGKPFRHQVSWNARLKSTGGRYLLRTHHIEMNPKQWAANGADEVESIIKHELCHYHLHLEGGGYRHRDAEFKALLAKVGGSRFCKALPDTRIKRQEPYRYRLECTSCGQVYLRKRKVDIRRYACGRCHGPLRMLRLTGVSGDS from the coding sequence ATGTTGTCGGCCTCCGATACATCTCAGACCAAACTTCCTTCGAATAGGCAGCTGCAAGCATGGGTAGAACAAATCTCTATTCGTGACTTTGGCAAACCATTTCGCCACCAAGTTTCCTGGAACGCAAGATTGAAATCAACAGGAGGAAGATACTTGCTTCGAACTCATCACATCGAGATGAACCCGAAGCAGTGGGCGGCAAATGGTGCTGATGAAGTGGAGTCCATCATTAAGCATGAGCTGTGCCATTATCACTTGCATCTTGAAGGAGGAGGATATCGCCACAGAGACGCCGAATTTAAAGCTTTGTTAGCAAAAGTTGGCGGGTCACGCTTCTGCAAGGCGCTTCCTGATACCCGAATAAAGCGGCAAGAGCCGTATCGGTATCGTCTGGAATGCACAAGCTGCGGACAAGTCTATTTGCGCAAGCGGAAAGTAGATATCCGTCGTTACGCTTGCGGACGTTGTCATGGTCCGCTGCGGATGCTGCGTCTAACAGGGGTGTCTGGCGACAGCTAG
- a CDS encoding uroporphyrinogen-III synthase — protein sequence MAKLAGKTVALTGPRKAEEMANIVSRQGGTPIIRPTQGTMFEHFERLEEEVDKLLETPLTWAVWTTGMGLDKLMEAAREAGKADMLIAKLKQLRHAARGYKTYNALKRLGIMPDVRDDDGSTLGLVRAMREYGVEQWAGQSVSLQLHGDPAPVLVQFLQESGATWVELMPYRHTPPEPSVLAQLTDELLQGKVDAVAMTSAPQARFLFAYAREKGITEQLLHVFATRTLAAAVGRVTAAALADEGVERILVPEEERMGVLIVTLSQWFNQTEQQE from the coding sequence ATGGCAAAGTTAGCAGGGAAGACCGTAGCACTCACAGGTCCGCGCAAAGCGGAAGAGATGGCGAACATTGTGAGCAGGCAAGGGGGGACGCCGATTATCCGTCCGACGCAGGGCACGATGTTCGAACATTTTGAGCGTTTGGAGGAAGAAGTGGACAAGTTGCTCGAAACTCCACTTACATGGGCGGTCTGGACGACCGGAATGGGGCTCGACAAGCTCATGGAGGCAGCCAGAGAAGCGGGCAAAGCAGATATGCTGATTGCCAAGCTGAAACAGCTACGTCATGCTGCTCGTGGCTACAAGACGTACAACGCGCTGAAGCGGTTAGGCATTATGCCTGATGTGCGAGACGATGACGGTTCTACGCTTGGTCTGGTACGCGCGATGCGGGAATACGGAGTGGAGCAATGGGCTGGACAGTCTGTTTCTTTACAATTGCACGGCGATCCGGCACCTGTTCTTGTGCAATTTCTTCAAGAGAGCGGCGCGACGTGGGTTGAGCTTATGCCATACCGTCATACTCCGCCTGAGCCTAGCGTGCTGGCGCAGCTAACGGATGAACTATTACAAGGCAAAGTGGACGCAGTCGCCATGACGAGCGCACCGCAAGCTCGGTTCTTATTTGCTTATGCGCGGGAGAAAGGGATCACGGAGCAGCTTCTGCATGTGTTTGCGACACGTACACTTGCGGCAGCAGTTGGGAGAGTAACCGCGGCTGCATTGGCGGATGAAGGCGTTGAGCGTATTCTTGTGCCGGAGGAAGAGCGTATGGGCGTGTTGATCGTTACGCTTTCGCAATGGTTTAACCAGACGGAGCAGCAAGAATAG